A single genomic interval of Spinacia oleracea cultivar Varoflay chromosome 6, BTI_SOV_V1, whole genome shotgun sequence harbors:
- the LOC110778774 gene encoding probable pectinesterase/pectinesterase inhibitor 41, translating into MALYHPPSFLITLSSILLLLQLATTHTNSLPLTPSQPQGSNNASASMPASAVCQSTLYPSYCKDVLQSANKTANVYEYGRFSFKRSVSQAARFLKVVNKYLHDSRKLKLTPSAVAALQDCQFLAELNVDFLADSFNAAVNTQENKTLALTTVEDVQTFLSGILTNQQTCLDGLKSAESAWSFDRGITSPLSTDTKLYSIALSLFTKAWIPKKKKGSKPPRGKKHPGFFGNNGGRLPGLKMSDNARAVFEASLSRRHERLLGSDNEGDDQVLIYDVVTVSKDGSGNFSTINDAIAAAPNKTEASDGYYLVYVSAGVYEENVSIDKKKRYIMMIGDGINQTIITGNRSVADKVFSTFQSATFAVTGTGFVGMNMTIRNTAGAINHQAVALRSGSDLSAFYNCSFEGYQDTLYAHSLRQFYRECDIYGTVDFIFGNANVVFQNCNIYPRLPLDNQFNAITAQGRTDPNQNTGISIENCVIRASDDLANSNSTTKTYLGRPWKEYSRTVYLESFIDNVVDPSGWREWNGSFALDTLYYGEFNNTGPGSNVTDRVSWAGYHVMNATDASSFTVSTFVFGDEWLPQTGVPYTSGLL; encoded by the exons ATGGCCCTCTACCACCCACCCTCATTCCTTATTACACTATCAtccatcctcctcctcctccaactCGCCACAACTCATACAAATTCATTACCATTAACACCCTCGCAACCACAAGGGTCGAACAATGCATCGGCCTCGATGCCAGCCTCAGCCGTTTGCCAGTCCACCCTATACCCTTCCTACTGCAAAGATGTCCTACAATCCGCTAACAAAACCGCCAATGTGTATGAATACGGCCGCTTCTCGTTCAAGCGGTCCGTCTCACAAGCGGCAAGGTTCCTTAAAGTCGTGAACAAGTACCTCCACGACAGTAGAAAACTCAAACTCACACCCTCCGCGGTGGCAGCCTTACAAGACTGCCAGTTCCTAGCGGAGCTCAACGTCGATTTCTTAGCCGACTCCTTCAACGCCGCCGTGAACACGCAAGAAAATAAAACTCTTGCACTTACGACGGTGGAGGATGTTCAAACCTTCCTTAGTGGCATCCTCACTAACCAGCAGACTTGTCTCGACGGACTCAAGTCTGCCGAGTCAGCATGGTCATTCGACCGTGGAATTACCTCTCCTTTATCAACCGACACTAAACTATACTCCATTGCTCTCTCTCTTTTTACCAAAGCATGGatcccaaaaaagaaaaagggttCAAAGCCTCCCCGAGGAAAGAAACACCCCGGCTTCTTCGGTAATAATGGCGGCCGCCTCCCTGGTTTAAAAATGTCCGACAATGCTCGAGCCGTGTTCGAGGCCAGTCTTAGCCGCCGCCACGAACGGCTGCTAGGTAGTGACAATGAAGGTGATGATCAAGTGCTTATATATGATGTTGTGACCGTGAGCAAAGATGGTAGCGGGAATTTTAGTACGATAAATGATGCAATTGCGGCTGCACCTAATAAAACTGAAGCAAGTGATGGATATTACTTGGTTTATGTAAGTGCTGGTGTTTATGAAGAGAATGTCTCCATTGATAAGAAGAAGAGGTATATTATGATGATTGGTGATGGTATTAATCAGACCATTATTACCGGTAATCGAAGTGTTGCTGACAAAGTTTTTAGTACTTTCCAGTCGGCTACTTTTG CTGTAACGGGAACAGGATTTGTGGGCATGAATATGACCATAAGAAACACAGCCggtgcaatcaatcatcaagcAGTTGCTCTAAGAAGCGGATCAGATTTATCAGCCTTTTATAATTGCAGTTTCGAAGGGTACCAAGACACGTTATATGCCCATTCCTTAAGACAGTTTTACAGAGAATGCGACATTTATGGGACGGTCGATTTTATATTTGGTAACGCTAATGTAGTGTTCCAAAACTGCAACATATATCCTCGTTTACCCTTAGACAATCAATTCAATGCTATTACCGCTCAAGGAAGAACTGATCCGAACCAAAACACCGGCATTTCTATAGAAAATTGTGTGATCCGTGCATCGGACGACCTTGCTAATAGTAATAGCACGACGAAGACGTACCTAGGGAGGCCGTGGAAGGAATACTCGAGAACGGTTTATTTGGAGTCGTTTATTGATAATGTGGTTGATCCTAGTGGTTGGAGAGAATGGAATGGGAGTTTTGCGTTGGATACTTTATATTATGGTGAATTTAACAATACAGGTCCTGGTTCTAATGTTACGGATAGAGTGAGTTGGGCAGGTTATCATGTTATGAATGCGACGGATGCATCTAGTTTTACTGTTTCTACCTTTGTGTTTGGTGATGAATGGTTGCCTCAAACAGGGGTACCTTACACTAGTGGTTTGTTGTAA